A genomic stretch from Mycobacterium paraterrae includes:
- a CDS encoding acyl-CoA carboxylase subunit beta: protein MTKLPDWEETLDDLSQRRERARAMGGPERLAKHHGKGKLDARGRIEYLLDPGSFREIGTMVGGETAADGIVVGSGLINGSPVMLGAEDFTTLAGSIGPGGNSKRYRIAELAVRDKIPLVMLLEGAGFRPTGGHYGRSPTDLLAQAQCSGRVPTVAAVLGPSAGHGALVAPVCDFRIMSDQGAIFTAGPPVVKESTGEDISKEDLGGPSVALPSGVIHNVGDSDEAVLDDIRRYLAYFPCSAWSYASQLPEDEETRPRQTPELVDIVSRDNRRIYDMRSVLDVIFDRPDWFEVQPRFGKAIICALAHLGGHPVAVVANQPQVLAGSIDADAADKAAHFITVADSFHLPIVFLADNPGMLPGSRSERSGVLRAGGRMFVAQTVASTVKLHVTLRKAYGFGSMVMSLLSFDGQGATFAYPGATMGAMSAAALSRASHAGEDLTTRLRDAELQASYRSAEHMGFDELIDPRETRDALLAALKRGLSSRQVAPEPVARIAIMP from the coding sequence ATGACCAAACTCCCCGACTGGGAGGAAACGCTCGACGACCTGTCCCAGCGCCGAGAGCGCGCGCGGGCGATGGGCGGTCCGGAGCGACTCGCCAAACACCACGGCAAGGGCAAACTCGATGCCCGGGGACGCATCGAATACCTGCTCGACCCCGGTTCTTTTCGTGAAATTGGAACGATGGTCGGTGGCGAGACCGCCGCCGACGGCATCGTCGTCGGCTCCGGGTTGATCAACGGCTCGCCGGTGATGCTCGGAGCCGAGGACTTCACCACGCTGGCGGGCAGCATCGGACCGGGTGGCAACTCCAAGCGCTATCGGATTGCCGAGTTGGCCGTGCGAGACAAGATTCCGCTAGTGATGCTGCTGGAGGGAGCGGGGTTTCGGCCGACCGGTGGGCACTACGGCCGCTCCCCGACCGATCTGCTCGCTCAGGCGCAATGCTCGGGCCGGGTCCCGACCGTGGCCGCCGTGCTGGGCCCTTCGGCCGGGCACGGCGCGCTGGTAGCGCCGGTGTGTGACTTCCGCATCATGAGCGATCAGGGCGCGATCTTCACCGCCGGTCCGCCCGTCGTCAAAGAGTCGACTGGCGAGGATATTTCAAAGGAAGACCTCGGCGGCCCCAGTGTCGCGTTGCCGAGTGGCGTGATCCACAACGTCGGCGACAGCGACGAAGCCGTCCTCGACGACATCCGCCGCTATCTGGCCTACTTCCCTTGCAGCGCATGGTCGTACGCGTCGCAGCTGCCGGAGGACGAGGAAACCAGACCGCGGCAAACCCCGGAACTGGTCGACATCGTCTCGCGCGACAACCGCCGGATCTACGACATGCGGTCGGTGCTCGACGTGATCTTCGACCGGCCGGACTGGTTCGAGGTCCAGCCGCGATTCGGCAAGGCGATCATCTGCGCGCTGGCCCATCTTGGAGGACACCCGGTCGCGGTGGTGGCCAACCAGCCGCAGGTGCTGGCCGGCTCCATCGACGCCGACGCTGCCGACAAGGCGGCGCATTTCATCACCGTGGCCGACTCGTTCCATCTGCCGATCGTGTTTCTGGCCGACAATCCAGGCATGTTGCCAGGGAGTCGCTCGGAGCGCAGCGGTGTACTGCGGGCCGGCGGCCGGATGTTCGTCGCTCAAACAGTGGCGAGCACGGTCAAATTGCATGTCACGCTGCGCAAGGCCTACGGCTTCGGCTCGATGGTCATGTCGTTGTTGAGTTTCGACGGGCAAGGTGCGACGTTCGCCTACCCCGGCGCCACGATGGGCGCGATGAGCGCGGCGGCGTTGAGCAGGGCGTCGCATGCGGGTGAAGACCTGACCACGCGGCTGCGCGACGCCGAGTTGCAGGCGTCCTATCGCTCCGCCGAGCACATGGGCTTCGACGAGCTGATCGATCCGCGTGAGACGCGGGACGCGTTGCTGGCCGCCCTCAAGCGCGGTCTGTCGAGTCGCCAGGTCGCACCCGAGCCGGTGGCGCGGATCGCCATCATGCCCTGA
- a CDS encoding SDR family oxidoreductase, whose product MSTYLQGKVIIVTGAASGFGKLISEKCAAGGSKVVGVDVSVDALEEVFAGIRAAGHDGIAQVADVTDMDQMRSAAKYAVDAYGRIDVIVNNAGVMPLAYFSDHEVAWEKWHKAIDINIKGVVNGIAAVYDTMIEQGRGQVVNISSIYGNAGTEGSGVYSATKAAVDALSESLRVEAQGKIKVTNLKPTGVLGTHLAAGVVNPLAVTGILGHKAPLFFEGVANAENGTLRPEQLDVDSIGYWLINPDDLTDAVVHVIDQPWGINISDVTVRASGENYIF is encoded by the coding sequence ATGTCGACGTATCTGCAAGGCAAGGTCATCATCGTCACGGGCGCCGCCAGCGGCTTCGGCAAGCTGATCTCGGAGAAATGCGCCGCAGGCGGCTCGAAGGTGGTCGGCGTGGACGTGAGCGTCGACGCCCTCGAGGAGGTGTTTGCGGGGATCCGCGCCGCCGGCCACGACGGCATCGCGCAGGTGGCCGACGTCACCGACATGGATCAAATGCGTTCAGCGGCAAAGTATGCCGTCGACGCCTACGGTCGCATCGACGTGATCGTCAACAACGCCGGTGTGATGCCGCTGGCCTACTTCTCCGATCACGAGGTCGCGTGGGAGAAATGGCATAAGGCAATCGACATCAACATCAAGGGCGTCGTCAACGGAATCGCTGCGGTCTACGACACGATGATCGAGCAGGGCCGGGGCCAGGTGGTCAACATCTCGTCGATCTACGGTAACGCCGGGACCGAAGGCTCCGGTGTCTACAGCGCGACGAAGGCCGCCGTCGACGCGCTGTCCGAGTCGTTGCGGGTGGAGGCGCAGGGCAAGATCAAGGTGACCAACCTCAAGCCGACCGGCGTCCTCGGGACGCATCTGGCTGCCGGTGTGGTGAACCCGCTCGCTGTAACCGGCATCCTCGGGCACAAGGCGCCATTGTTCTTCGAAGGCGTGGCCAACGCGGAGAACGGCACGCTGCGGCCCGAGCAACTCGACGTCGACTCGATCGGCTACTGGCTGATCAACCCTGACGATCTGACCGACGCCGTCGTTCATGTCATCGACCAACCCTGGGGCATCAACATCAGCGACGTGACCGTGCGGGCCAGCGGCGAAAACTACATTTTCTGA